In Flavobacterium piscisymbiosum, the sequence ACTTCGAATGAACCAATACATATTAAAAATAAACTAAATACAGAAGAAACCAAAAGGGCCACAATTGGAGTTCCGCCTTTATTAACTGTTGTTCCTTTTTCGATAAAAAAACCGTCGCGACTTAATCCGTAGAGGATTCTTGGCGGAATCATCATAAAAGCATTCAGGATACTGATCAACGAAAAAATAGAAATAACGGTAACTATTATAGCGCCGTTTTTTCCAAAAATAATGTTTGCTACATCGGCAGCAGCCAGATTCGATTTGGCTACATTTTCAACGGGCATGATATATAAAAAGGCGACATTTATTAAAACATAAATAACCATTACAAGCAAAACACCGCTGTATAATGATTTCGGAATATTCTTGCTCGGATCGTCATTCTCTTCGGCAAAAAAGCAAACGCCATTCCAGCCGTTATATGTTCCGATAATAAGCTGAAGTGATTTAAAAAATCCAAATAATAAACCAATCTGGACTACAGTATTGTCTTTTGGAATAGGAGCCAGCTTAACGCCTGAATACATAAAACAAGCGACAACCAAAGCAAAAAAACAAATCACCTTTAATAGACTGGTAATTTGCTGAATTACACTTCCATTTTTTACTCCGCTTAAGTGCAAGAAGACAAAAGCAATCAATAATGAAATAGCCATTTCGGTAGCGTAATTTCGCAGGCTGGGAAATAAAATTATAATATATTCACTGATTACAATACAGTAAAAAGCAGGCGGAATAGCATTGGTAATATAATCAAACCAACCCGAAAGAAATCCGGCATAATTGCCAAAAGCCCTTTTGATATAATTATAAGATCCTCCGGCTTTAGGAAGCATTGTAGCAAGTTCTGCGTAGGAAGTAGCACCAATAAGCACAAACAATCCGCCAAAGAGCCACGACGCTATAATAAGCCAGTAATTGTCTAATAATGCTGCAATCGTGCCTGGAGTTCTTAAAATTCCAACTCCTATGGTTCCTCCAATTAGTACGGCGATATTAAAACTTAAGCCTAGTGTTTTTTGTAATTGGTTTTTCGTGGAATCTGACATAAGTAGAATTTTATTTTGATGGGCGAGAAGCACTCGTATGGCAAAAGTAATACAATTAGAGACTTTTTGGTCGAAACAAAAAGCCTCATTTATGGCTAAATGAGGCTTATAATTCTTTGAAGTGCTTTGGATTTTGCTGCTATTATAAATTTGCTTTTATTTTTTCAATAACAGATTCGTATTCTGTATCGGATAAATATGTTTTTTGAGGATTCATTTCAAAAATACCTCCAAATCCGTAACCCTCTTTATATTTTGGAACTATGTGAAAGTGTAAATGGGATAAAGTATCACTATAAGCCCCATAATTAATTTTGGTTGGATTGAAAGCCTTTGCAATTGCTTTGGCAACAGTGGCGACATCCTCCATAAATAAATTACGCTGTTCATCACTTAACTCATAAAACTCAACAGCATGATTATTATAAACAACATTGCAGCGTCCTGTATAGGATTGTTCTTTAAAAAGGAAAAGCTGAGAGACTTTTAAATCTTCAATTTTGATCATTAACTCCTGCAATTTGTCATTGTTCTGACAATACAAACATTCTGAAACCGGACTAGGCATATTTTCTAATGTATTTTATTAGTAAAACTTTTTTTACAATTTATGTTCTCTTGCAAAAATACTTTTTTATTTTAAAAACCAAAGCTTCTTCTGTTTTTCAAAAAATGAAATACAGAAGAAGCTTTGGAAACTAAAATCTAATTCAAAAATTTTAGAACTTATATCTTAAGCTTGTCATCACCTGACGAGGTGCAATTGGGTTTACACTATAATTTTCGTGAACAGTATAATTCAATTCATTTGTGATGTTTGATAGTCGGCATAAAATCGTGAATTTTCTCCATTCGTAACCTAAAGAAGCATCAACAGTAGTATAACCTTTCAATGGAATATCTCGGTCTCTGATTGTTATAGTATACGCAGGATCTGGCTTAGGATTAGCAGGCGTTGGTTTAACCTCTGTCCATAAATAATCATCATTCCAGCCTCCGGTACGATCTCCAACATAGTTTGCAATCGCTCCAAAAGTTAATCCTTTTAATAAACCAGCTGGCAGTTTGTAGAAAAAGCTCAAATTGGCTGTGTTTTTAGGAGTTCTTGCTAATACATCACCTACTACAAGACTTCCGTTTGTTCCAGATGATTTCGATACTTTAGTTTCATTAAAACTGTAACCTGCCAAAATATTTAATCCTTCAACAGGATTTGCAGTTATATCTATTTCGACACCTTTTCCTTTTGTAGCACCTACTAATTCTTTGAAATTGCTGTTCGCATTTTGTGTTACACCATCTGCTAAAAATTGCGCAGTTTGTGCCAGATTGTTATTTGATATTTGATAAACAGTAACGTTTGTACTTAAAAGACCTTTCCAGAAATCTTTTTTAATACCCACTTCATATTGGTCAATAATCGAAGGATCCAATGGTTTTGAATCTACTGTTGTTCCGGTATTTGGTGTAAAAGAGTTCGAATAACTTGCAAAAAGCGATAAATCGGTCGTTGGCTGAATTACTAATCCCGCTTTAGGCGAAAAAGCTCTGTTTAAGGTTTTGGCTCCGGTAACCGGAAGCGCATTTTCGTAAGCAGTTGTAATAACATTTACATTGTTCTTCTTCTCGATTACTTCTTTTGTAGTTGTAGCTTCGCCTTGTTGCCAGGACCAACGTAATCCTGCTAAAACTTTTACATATTGATTGATCGAAACTAAATCTTGAAAATAAGCTCCAAAACGTTGTGTTTCTGTACTTGTTAATTGAGTAGTTCTTGTAGGGTAAGGAATAACATTACTTTGCGTACTGTAATCGTAAGTATATAAGTTTATCGCTGTAGCTTCTGTTGTTAAAAGGTCTGCGGGTTTTGCCGGATCATAGAATCCAAAAGTATAACTTGGAGCCAGAGAATTTTCGTAGTCAACTCCCGTAAATAACTGGTGTTTGATGCTACCGGTATTAAAAGTTCCTTGTAAACTTAATTGATCACCAAATATTTGTTCTGCACCATCAGCTTTTGTTAATCCACGTTTCCAGTTTCCGTTGGCATCAATTGTACTTAATTGTGCTGTAGAAGTCTGGGTTCTGCGGTACGATTGGTAAGAAGAATTAAAATTTAATTTCCAGTTTTTATTAAAATCATGATTAAACAACATCGAAGCACTGGCAGATTTAGTATTTGCTGTTGACCAAAGTGACCCGAAAAAGTCATTACGAGGTAAGTCCAGAATTGTTTTTCCGTAGATTCCTGTACCAAAATCCGGAGTCCAGTCGGCACTTAAATAATCTCCTTGTACTGTAATTTGTGTTTTATCAGAAAGATGAAATAAGAATGACGGATTGATATAAATACGTTCGTTTTTAACGAAATCCCTAAAGCTTTCTGAGTTTTCGTATGAAGCTGTAATTCTGTAAGCTATAGATTTGTTTAATGGTCCGTAAAAGTCTATAGATGGTTTATAGAAAGAGTAACTCCCTATTTGCATAGATAGTTCACCGCCTTGTGTAAACTTTGGTGTTTTGGTAACCAAATTCATAATTCCGCCAGGTGCCACATTTCCGTATAATAAAGCTGAACCTCCTTTTAAGAATTCTACTTTTTCTAAAGATGAAACTTCCGGTATTGATCCGGCATTATAACGAAAACCATTTTTAAACATATTATTGGCAGACATATCATATCCTCTCGAAAAGAATGATTCCTGTGCACCACCACGAGCAGATCCTACATAAACTCCGTTAAGGTTTTTTACCACTTCGCTTAATCTGATAGCTTGTTGTTCCTGTATTATTTCGCTGCCAATGATTTGAACACTTTGTGGCAAATCCATTACTTTAATTCCTGAACGTGCAGCTTCGATTGGTTTTTTAGGTTTATTTGCTGTAATTAAAACTTCATTAAGAATTTCTCCTTTTTTATTTTT encodes:
- a CDS encoding APC family permease, encoding MSDSTKNQLQKTLGLSFNIAVLIGGTIGVGILRTPGTIAALLDNYWLIIASWLFGGLFVLIGATSYAELATMLPKAGGSYNYIKRAFGNYAGFLSGWFDYITNAIPPAFYCIVISEYIIILFPSLRNYATEMAISLLIAFVFLHLSGVKNGSVIQQITSLLKVICFFALVVACFMYSGVKLAPIPKDNTVVQIGLLFGFFKSLQLIIGTYNGWNGVCFFAEENDDPSKNIPKSLYSGVLLVMVIYVLINVAFLYIMPVENVAKSNLAAADVANIIFGKNGAIIVTVISIFSLISILNAFMMIPPRILYGLSRDGFFIEKGTTVNKGGTPIVALLVSSVFSLFLICIGSFEVLFSFAAFTSIIVWGLAYCSLIKLRKSEPDLPRPYRSIWYPWTTIIAIAASLALLIGFVYSDPKSFIIIVAITAISYPLFLVLNRKKK
- a CDS encoding HIT family protein — its product is MIKIEDLKVSQLFLFKEQSYTGRCNVVYNNHAVEFYELSDEQRNLFMEDVATVAKAIAKAFNPTKINYGAYSDTLSHLHFHIVPKYKEGYGFGGIFEMNPQKTYLSDTEYESVIEKIKANL
- a CDS encoding TonB-dependent siderophore receptor, producing MRYNLLLVLSFISIATYSQDYAKAESTSTANDTVKNKKGEILNEVLITANKPKKPIEAARSGIKVMDLPQSVQIIGSEIIQEQQAIRLSEVVKNLNGVYVGSARGGAQESFFSRGYDMSANNMFKNGFRYNAGSIPEVSSLEKVEFLKGGSALLYGNVAPGGIMNLVTKTPKFTQGGELSMQIGSYSFYKPSIDFYGPLNKSIAYRITASYENSESFRDFVKNERIYINPSFLFHLSDKTQITVQGDYLSADWTPDFGTGIYGKTILDLPRNDFFGSLWSTANTKSASASMLFNHDFNKNWKLNFNSSYQSYRRTQTSTAQLSTIDANGNWKRGLTKADGAEQIFGDQLSLQGTFNTGSIKHQLFTGVDYENSLAPSYTFGFYDPAKPADLLTTEATAINLYTYDYSTQSNVIPYPTRTTQLTSTETQRFGAYFQDLVSINQYVKVLAGLRWSWQQGEATTTKEVIEKKNNVNVITTAYENALPVTGAKTLNRAFSPKAGLVIQPTTDLSLFASYSNSFTPNTGTTVDSKPLDPSIIDQYEVGIKKDFWKGLLSTNVTVYQISNNNLAQTAQFLADGVTQNANSNFKELVGATKGKGVEIDITANPVEGLNILAGYSFNETKVSKSSGTNGSLVVGDVLARTPKNTANLSFFYKLPAGLLKGLTFGAIANYVGDRTGGWNDDYLWTEVKPTPANPKPDPAYTITIRDRDIPLKGYTTVDASLGYEWRKFTILCRLSNITNELNYTVHENYSVNPIAPRQVMTSLRYKF